A single genomic interval of Adhaeribacter pallidiroseus harbors:
- the upp gene encoding uracil phosphoribosyltransferase: MIRSNLVHILTEEPSIASQFISELRNVEVQRDSMRFRRNLERLGEVLAYKISTQLTYAPQQIQTPLASCEQQQLTDYPVLATVLRAGLPFHQGFLNYFDQSPSAFVAAYRLEATSEITVNVDYLAGPSLEERVLLLVDPMLATGTSLALTYKAMLRFGTPREVHIAAAIASPEGVKHIQEQLPEAILWLGALDDHLNERAYIVPGLGDAGDLAFGSKI, from the coding sequence ATGATAAGATCTAACCTGGTTCATATTCTTACCGAAGAGCCGTCCATCGCCAGTCAGTTTATTTCTGAATTGCGTAACGTGGAAGTGCAGCGCGACAGTATGCGTTTCCGGCGTAACCTGGAACGCTTAGGGGAGGTGCTGGCCTACAAAATATCTACCCAATTAACGTATGCCCCGCAGCAAATTCAAACGCCTTTGGCTAGCTGCGAGCAACAACAACTCACGGATTACCCGGTCTTGGCTACTGTACTTCGAGCGGGTTTGCCTTTTCACCAGGGATTTTTAAATTATTTCGATCAGTCGCCGAGCGCGTTTGTAGCGGCTTACCGCTTAGAGGCTACTTCCGAGATAACGGTAAACGTGGATTACTTGGCGGGCCCTTCACTCGAAGAGCGAGTTTTATTGCTGGTAGATCCGATGTTGGCGACGGGCACTTCGCTGGCGCTCACGTATAAGGCTATGTTGCGGTTTGGCACCCCGCGTGAAGTGCATATTGCCGCCGCCATTGCCAGCCCCGAAGGCGTCAAGCATATTCAGGAGCAGTTACCCGAAGCTATCCTATGGCTAGGCGCCCTGGATGATCACTTAAACGAACGGGCTTACATTGTGCCGGGTCTAGGCGATGCTGGCGATTTAGCATTTGGGTCAAAGATCTGA